A single Lolium perenne isolate Kyuss_39 chromosome 6, Kyuss_2.0, whole genome shotgun sequence DNA region contains:
- the LOC127307874 gene encoding uncharacterized protein isoform X1, with translation MASTEEYLGCPEDLGDLPHPLEEVDQPPSMGTAGNEVVKDSSTHEGRQVIDEEDETNCPGKHYPKSDADEIERKWVRRYIKQLGEYSDIYNEIMAREDDDDTPFPPHPLKVFPHATAKCILGDSNCYHRVYKTHDTSATSSALGYCTPKEMLQFFSVCLSSSLASYPISVYGIFAVRDELDPRRNCIFNCSRDDAVTIEKQDSFVLPLCSPCRGMYVRDRALLEADLWIKEGGKGSVDKQLLSAYAEIDIRAEYNYMLHVRIPSDDCNLDIKCMALTRSVETVIQVYAKVDHPCHVRFTAFSTCYDDYEILIFDGKLFGNEKLFQHVVTVKASEKLDVLLKVGQSLFQWTFQDEHVGAVCAPDDSIFAYGQFFVRVLFAPKDYQRNPSTTFRHPSIGSS, from the exons atggcgtcgacggAGGAGTACTTGGGATGCCCGGAAGACCTAGGCGATCTCCCTCATCCGCTGGAGGAGGTGGACCAGCCGCCGAGCATGGGCACCG CAGGGAACGAAGTTGTCAAGGACTCTAGCACACACGAGGGCAGACAAGTGATAGACGAGGAGGACGAGACAAACTGCCCAG GAAAGCACTACCCCAAAAGTGACGCGGATGAAATAGAGCGTAAATGGGTACGTAGGTACATCAAACAGCTTGGAGAATATTCGGATATCTACAACGAGATCATGGCCCGGGAAGACGATGATGACACCCCTTTTCCGCCCCATCCTTTGAAAGTGTTCCCTCACGCAACAGCTAAATGCATCCTCGGTGACAGCAACTGCTACCATAGAGTTTACAAGACCCATGATACTTCTGCCA CTTCATCGGCTCTTGGATATTGCACACCGAAAGAGATGCTTCAGTTCTTTTCGGTGTGCTTGTCAAGCTCCCTGGCATCCTATCCCATTAGTGTGTATGGAATATTTGCCGTTCGTGATGAATTGGACCCGCGAAGGAATTGTATATTCAACTGTTCCAGAGATGATGCTGTCACAATTGAGAAGCAG GATTCCTTTGTCTTGCCTCTTTGTAGCCCTTGTCGAGGAATGTATGTACGGGATCGTGCATTACTAGAAGCTGATCTTTGGATAAAAGAGGGAGGGAAAGGATCAGTTGACAAGCAGCTACTTTCTGCATATGCTGAGATAGATATACGTGCAGAATACAATTACATGCTTCATGTACGGATTCCTAGCGATGATTGCAACTTGGACATAAAATGCATGGCCCTTACACGAAGTGTGGAGACTGTAATACAAGTCTATGCAAAGGTTGACCATCCTTGTCATGTGAGGTTCACTGCTTTCAGCACTTGCTATGATGATTATGAGATTCTTATTTTTGATGGAAAATTATTTGGGAACGAGAAACTATTCCAGCATGTCGTCACGGTGAAGGCAAGTGAAAAATTGGATGTTCTTTTGAAAGTAGGCCAATCACTCTTTCAGTGGACCTTTCAGGATGAACATGTTGGAGCTGTTTGTGCTCCTGATGACTCGATCTTCGCGTATGGCCAGTTTTTCGTAAGGGTGTTGTTTGCTCCAAAGGACTACCAAAGAAACCCATCTACAACATTCAGACATCCTTCAATTGGCTCAAGTTAA
- the LOC127307874 gene encoding uncharacterized protein isoform X2, whose amino-acid sequence MASTEEYLGCPEDLGDLPHPLEEVDQPPSMGTGNEVVKDSSTHEGRQVIDEEDETNCPGKHYPKSDADEIERKWVRRYIKQLGEYSDIYNEIMAREDDDDTPFPPHPLKVFPHATAKCILGDSNCYHRVYKTHDTSATSSALGYCTPKEMLQFFSVCLSSSLASYPISVYGIFAVRDELDPRRNCIFNCSRDDAVTIEKQDSFVLPLCSPCRGMYVRDRALLEADLWIKEGGKGSVDKQLLSAYAEIDIRAEYNYMLHVRIPSDDCNLDIKCMALTRSVETVIQVYAKVDHPCHVRFTAFSTCYDDYEILIFDGKLFGNEKLFQHVVTVKASEKLDVLLKVGQSLFQWTFQDEHVGAVCAPDDSIFAYGQFFVRVLFAPKDYQRNPSTTFRHPSIGSS is encoded by the exons atggcgtcgacggAGGAGTACTTGGGATGCCCGGAAGACCTAGGCGATCTCCCTCATCCGCTGGAGGAGGTGGACCAGCCGCCGAGCATGGGCACCG GGAACGAAGTTGTCAAGGACTCTAGCACACACGAGGGCAGACAAGTGATAGACGAGGAGGACGAGACAAACTGCCCAG GAAAGCACTACCCCAAAAGTGACGCGGATGAAATAGAGCGTAAATGGGTACGTAGGTACATCAAACAGCTTGGAGAATATTCGGATATCTACAACGAGATCATGGCCCGGGAAGACGATGATGACACCCCTTTTCCGCCCCATCCTTTGAAAGTGTTCCCTCACGCAACAGCTAAATGCATCCTCGGTGACAGCAACTGCTACCATAGAGTTTACAAGACCCATGATACTTCTGCCA CTTCATCGGCTCTTGGATATTGCACACCGAAAGAGATGCTTCAGTTCTTTTCGGTGTGCTTGTCAAGCTCCCTGGCATCCTATCCCATTAGTGTGTATGGAATATTTGCCGTTCGTGATGAATTGGACCCGCGAAGGAATTGTATATTCAACTGTTCCAGAGATGATGCTGTCACAATTGAGAAGCAG GATTCCTTTGTCTTGCCTCTTTGTAGCCCTTGTCGAGGAATGTATGTACGGGATCGTGCATTACTAGAAGCTGATCTTTGGATAAAAGAGGGAGGGAAAGGATCAGTTGACAAGCAGCTACTTTCTGCATATGCTGAGATAGATATACGTGCAGAATACAATTACATGCTTCATGTACGGATTCCTAGCGATGATTGCAACTTGGACATAAAATGCATGGCCCTTACACGAAGTGTGGAGACTGTAATACAAGTCTATGCAAAGGTTGACCATCCTTGTCATGTGAGGTTCACTGCTTTCAGCACTTGCTATGATGATTATGAGATTCTTATTTTTGATGGAAAATTATTTGGGAACGAGAAACTATTCCAGCATGTCGTCACGGTGAAGGCAAGTGAAAAATTGGATGTTCTTTTGAAAGTAGGCCAATCACTCTTTCAGTGGACCTTTCAGGATGAACATGTTGGAGCTGTTTGTGCTCCTGATGACTCGATCTTCGCGTATGGCCAGTTTTTCGTAAGGGTGTTGTTTGCTCCAAAGGACTACCAAAGAAACCCATCTACAACATTCAGACATCCTTCAATTGGCTCAAGTTAA